The following coding sequences are from one Lolium rigidum isolate FL_2022 chromosome 6, APGP_CSIRO_Lrig_0.1, whole genome shotgun sequence window:
- the LOC124664569 gene encoding uncharacterized protein LOC124664569: MACSCRDLATNREEQGRGAMDEELRVLAAGGGGGDWALPLIQPQPQPPASAAGHRLRLLPLRAAWGSSRSPTASTTRRASTARRLQPPRVVFKDEVYPEGTHLIVPLIERPVICNVRARPNLVESTSGSRDLQMVTFASPDPSTECCSMLIYSLRRGLAAESAGQVHVWDQTQGVCF; the protein is encoded by the exons ATGGCATGCTCCTGCCGGGACCTGGCAACAAATCGGGAGGAGCAGGGTAGGGGAGCCATGGATGAGGAGTTGAGGGTGCTGGctgccggcggtggtggtggagattggGCGTTACCACTGATT cagccgcagccgcagccccctgcttccgccgccggccaccggcTGCGCCTGCTCCCTTTGCGCGCGGCGTGGGGCTCTTCGCGGTCACCAACAGCCTCCACAACGAGGAGGGCGTCCACCGCGCGTCGTCTTCAGCCGCCGCGCGTCGTCTTCAAGGACGAG GTCTACCCTGAGGGGACTCACCTCATCGTCCCATTAATCGAGAGGCCCGTCATCTGCAACGTCCGCGCCCGACCCAACCTCGTCGAGAGCACTTCCGGGAGCAGGGACCTTCAGATGGTAACGTTTGCCTCTCCAGATCCTTCGACTGAATGTTGTAGCATGCTAATTTACAGCTTGAGGCGTGGTTTAGCTGCTGAATCTGCAGGCCAAGTCCATGTTTGGGACCAAACCCAAGGGGTCTGCTTTTAG